The Rhododendron vialii isolate Sample 1 chromosome 6a, ASM3025357v1 genome includes a window with the following:
- the LOC131331578 gene encoding uncharacterized protein LOC131331578 isoform X3, producing MFLLSCFGRICSQKLFYVLVQVLPVWMKTTMKTMMLSTGTINSDVSISCIFDDCKDVDKCISHAANSIGLNERPRYKVIKGDPLDWINNTKESFNPVEVAEGLWVVPEGRTPPDLQATNIILNPGFAFGTGEHPTTKLCLLLLRSLVKGGELFLDYGTGSGILAIAAIKFGAAFSIGLDVDPQAIRSAQQNASLNNLGADKLRLHLVPSKSCPTTFRNGETETQKCDVVIANILYYPLLELADHIVSYAKPGAAVGVSGIISEQVQYIVLHYSKLLDGISVTKMDDWALVSGTRKRNSVAS from the exons ATGTTCTTGCTGAGTTGTTTTGGCAGGATATGTTCTCAGAAGCTCTTTTATGTTTTGGTGCAAGTTCTACCAGTATGGATGAAGACGACGATGAAGACAATGATGCTGAG TACTGGTACCATAAATTCTGAT GTCTCTATTAGTTGCATATTTGACGATTGCAAAGATGTGGACAAGTGCATTTCACATGCTGCAAATTCTATAGGCTTGAATGAGAGACCTCGTTACAAAGTCATCAAAGGTGACCCACTTGACTGGATAAACAATACTAAG GAATCATTTAATCCAGTAGAAGTCGCTGAGGGGCTTTGGGTTGTGCCTGAGGGGAGGACTCCCCCA GACCTTCAAGCTACAAACATAATTCTGAATCCTGGATTCGCATTTGGAACTGGGGAACACCCTACTACTAAGCTGTGTCTCTTGCTGCTTCGTAGCTTAGTAAAAGGAGGAGAATTGTTTTTGGACTACGGAACCGGTTCTGGAATTCTTGCAATTGCAGCTATTAAG TTTGGTGCTGCCTTCTCTATTGGATTGGATGTAGATCCTCAAGCAATTAGATCTGCACAACAGAATGCTTCCTTAAACAACTTAGGAGCTGATAAATTGCGATTGCACCTTGTTCCCAGCAAGAGCTGTCCCACTACATTTAGAAACGGAGAAACTGAAACACAGAAGTGCGATGTAGTCATTGCAAACATCCTTTATTATCCTCTCCTTGAATTGGCAGATCATATAGTTTCTTATGCCAAGCCTGGAGCCGCTGTTGGTGTCTCGGGTATCATATCGGAACAG GTTCAATATATTGTTTTACACTATTCAAAGCTCTTGGATGGCATTTCAGTCACAAAGATGGATGATTGGGCTCTTGTAAGTGGCACCAGGAAGAGAAATTCAGTTGCTAGCTGA
- the LOC131331580 gene encoding PRA1 family protein H yields MFASNPLSLSVPEPAFESWLRDGGYLEILDQKTSDLHRLSSSTTTTTTTTTPTESPAAITTNLFFSLFSLIGTLLSLFTLNPFAKLATDDFSGPTPSWTHGFIGFFDSYSFPSSPSQARLRVHENVKRYARNYASLFIVFFACSLYQMPFALVGLLSSFALWDAFRFYGDRWGIDQSPSVRISLVRIFQCVTAGILLYSNVQMALFSALGVSYAVMILHASFRKLTPTKQPARRR; encoded by the exons ATGTTCGCATCGAACCCGTTATCTCTGAGCGTGCCGGAGCCGGCCTTCGAGTCATGGCTCCGAGACGGCGGCTACCTCGAAATCCTCGACCAGAAAACCTCCGACCTCCACcgcctctcctcctccaccaccaccaccactaccaccacaactCCCACCGAATCCCCCGCCGCCATCACCACTAACTTATTCTTCTCACTTTTCTCACTCATCGGAACCCTACTCTCTCTTTTCACACTCAACCCCTTCGCAAAGCTTGCCACCGACGACTTCTCCGGCCCGACCCCCTCGTGGACCCACGGGTTTATCGGGTTCTTTGACTCGTACTCGTTTCCTTCGTCGCCGAGTCAGGCTCGATTGAGGGTTCACGAGAATGTCAAGAGATATGCTCGTAATTATGCTTCTCTCTTCATCGTTTTCTTCGCCTGTTCTct GTATCAAATGCCTTTTGCCCTTGTTGGGTTGTTATCAAGCTTTGCACTTTGGGATGCATTCAGGTTCTATGGTGATCGGTGGGGAATAGATCAATCCCCTTCAGTTCGAATAAGCTTGGTTCGCATTTTCCAGTGTG TAACTGCCGGTATTCTGTTATATTCCAACGTTCAGATGGCTCTCTTCTCTGCTCTTGGTGTTAGTTATGCAG TTATGATTTTGCATGCCTCGTTTCGGAAGCTGACTCCTACAAAGCAACCTGCTCGGAGGAGATAA
- the LOC131331563 gene encoding uncharacterized protein LOC131331563 isoform X1, with product MGSSSKRKSSKRKSSKLSSQAQRKKRSRRTKLKKLRRRDDSSSDSGDDSRNSVSISSSSSKDEYRRARSRTRSEVKGSGRKRTRTSSSSPESSEENSRHVKKRKGLKKSAKSDSKKKSRKKKRKREPCISSISSDSRSFSTSRGGSSTSGDSEFERPRARSRGESKEKRNLGKAKSGTKSNKNMSMSCSPSSRYSDGVDHNSKDIVPVENNVRRLRSVITVAKSSEREEEEKDGHKEEIAYDHDDYPSCRSNDSNEGGSKREIASLDLESKRVENVKGGEALVSDIREAKSQRSVIQDSQSNSLSDAAGTKNYSEETKVEDFPTISGASGDDLESVLRLKALENLKKYRGVRLQTNAKPPADEKTKSDSEVKRLSTAKAEFVRDGSLNLEDPRVVGATRLLGHNPRSKMGRDSSFSITSHGKGQEGKGIVTERGSARHSVICPPNKVAISGNSKKEEPSPVGESELGKSGLRQEASDTVLNQTPKANILVTENDVEKSSVETSKTVGQTGCIQDGVNNVGESSTCQPSSSLKPTLEEQIPKDQQGGQFEQKTMSVMRGGEMVEVSYKVYIPKKAPALARRHLRR from the exons ATGGGGTCTTCCTCCAAACGAAAATCTTCCAAAAGGAAAAGCTCCAAACTTTCCTCTCag GCTCAGCGGAAGAAGAGAAGTAGAAGAACTAAATTGAAGAAACTGCGCCGTCGTGATGATTCTTCTTCCGACTCTGGTGACGATTCGAGAAATTCAGTCTCCATCTCGTCTTCTAGCTCCAAGGATGAGTACAGGAGGGCTCGTTCCCGTACAAGAAGTGAAGTGAAGGGTAGTGGTAGGAAAAGGACTCGAACAAGTTCTTCTAGCCCAGAGAGTAGCGAGGAAAATTCTCGTCATGTGAAAAAGAGGAAGGGGTTAAAGAAAAGTGCCAAATCTGACTCAAAGAAGAAATCCCGAAAGAAGAAGCGTAAGAGAGAACCTTGTATTAGTTCCATTAGCAGTGATTCGCGGAGCTTCTCTACTAGTCGAGGTGGGAGTAGCACTAGCGGAGATAGTGAATTTGAAAGGCCTAGGGCCAGGTCTAGAGGAGAGAgcaaagaaaagagaaacttGGGTAAGGCAAAAAGCGGAACTAAGAGCAATAAAAATATGTCCATGAGTTGTTCTCCCAGCAGTAGGTATAGTGACGGTGTTGATCATAATAGCAAGGATATAGTGCCTGTTGAGAACAATGTGAGGCGCTTGAGATCAGTTATTACTGTTGCGAAATCATCAGAGCgtgaggaagaagaaaaggatgGCCATAAAGAAGAGATTGCATATGATCATGATGACTACCCATCTTGTAGAAGCAATGATAGTAATGAAGGGGGTAGCAAGAGGGAGATAGCTTCTCTTGATCTTGAAAGTAAGAGGGTGGAAAATGTGAAGGGGGGAGAAGCGTTAGTTTCTGACATTCGGGAGGCTAAGAGCCAAAGAAGTGTTATCCAAGATTCTCAAAGTAATTCTCTTTCTGATGCTGCTGGAACAAAAAATTACAGTGAGGAAACTAAGGTAGAAGATTTTCCTACTATATCTGGTGCAAGTGGTGATGATTTGGAGTCGGTATTAAGGCTAAAGGCATTGGAAAATCTGAAGAAGTATCGCGGGGTGAGGCTTCAAACAAATGCAAAGCCTCCTGCTGATGAGAAAACCAAGAGTGACAGTGAAGTGAAAAGGTTATCCACTGCAAAGGCTGAGTTTGTTCGAGACGGTTCGTTGAATTTGGAGGATCCTAGAGTCGTAGGTGCAACAAGACTACTTGGTCATAATCCTAGGTCAAAAATGGGAAGAGATTCCTCTTTTTCTATCACAAGTCATGGGAAGGGTCAAGAGGGAAAAGGCATCGTCACTGAACGTGGAAGTGCTAGACATAGTGTCATTTGTCCGCCAAATAAGGTGGCTATTTCTGGTAATTCCAAAAAAGAGGAGCCTTCTCCTGTGGGCGAATCTGAGTTGGGTAAATCAGGATTGAGACAAGAAGCTTCAGACACTGTCCTTAATCAGACACCAAAGGCAAACATATTGGTGACTGAAAATGATGTGGAGAAGAGTTCAGTCGAAACATCTAAAACTGTGGGTCAGACAGGTTGTATTCAAGATGGAGTTAACAATGTGGGCGAATCTTCTACTTGTCAGCCTTCCTCTTCCCTTAAACCCACTTTGGAAGAACAAATACCGAAAGATCAGCAAGGCGGACAATTCGAGCAGAAGACGATGTCTGTAATGAGAGGTGGTGAAATGGTAGAG GTGAGCTACAAGGTTTATATCCCCAAGAAAGCTCCTGCTTTGGCTAGAAGGCATCTCCGGCGGTGA
- the LOC131331578 gene encoding uncharacterized protein LOC131331578 isoform X1, protein MPWPQCMSLLTKTAVSAVIKRGEQLGTRHQFQMQTISLQQMAPYSLGSHFIKHLSRTSTFSFLIRRLHRHIPPRRTSIPAPFPPLSPPFTKSLTTQWGCLNSIRSTKFSTTASPESSFTAPVFSESSFAAPYLSADIICRKDVADMFSEALLCFGASSTSMDEDDDEDNDAEVSISCIFDDCKDVDKCISHAANSIGLNERPRYKVIKGDPLDWINNTKESFNPVEVAEGLWVVPEGRTPPDLQATNIILNPGFAFGTGEHPTTKLCLLLLRSLVKGGELFLDYGTGSGILAIAAIKFGAAFSIGLDVDPQAIRSAQQNASLNNLGADKLRLHLVPSKSCPTTFRNGETETQKCDVVIANILYYPLLELADHIVSYAKPGAAVGVSGIISEQVQYIVLHYSKLLDGISVTKMDDWALVSGTRKRNSVAS, encoded by the exons ATGCCGTGGCCGCAATGTATGAGCCTGTTGACAAAAACCGCGGTTTCTGCCGTCATTAAAAGAGGCGAGCAACTCGGCACAAGGCATCAGTTTCAGATGCAAACTATTTCCCTCCAACAAATGGCGCCCTATTCCCTTGGTAGtcatttcatcaaacaccttTCCCGCACCTCCACTTTCTCCTTCCTTATCCGTCGTCTTCACCGCCACATCCCTCCCCGCCGTACCTCTATTCCGGCCCCTTTCCCACCTCTCTCCCCTCCATTTACAAAATCACTTACTACTCAATGGGGTTGTTTGAATTCAATCAGGTCAACAAAATTCTCAACCACTGCTTCCCCGGAGAGTTCATTCACAGCTCCTGTTTTTTCGGAGAGTTCGTTCGCAGCTCCTTACCTCTCTGCTGACATTATATGTCGTAAAGACGTCGCG GATATGTTCTCAGAAGCTCTTTTATGTTTTGGTGCAAGTTCTACCAGTATGGATGAAGACGACGATGAAGACAATGATGCTGAG GTCTCTATTAGTTGCATATTTGACGATTGCAAAGATGTGGACAAGTGCATTTCACATGCTGCAAATTCTATAGGCTTGAATGAGAGACCTCGTTACAAAGTCATCAAAGGTGACCCACTTGACTGGATAAACAATACTAAG GAATCATTTAATCCAGTAGAAGTCGCTGAGGGGCTTTGGGTTGTGCCTGAGGGGAGGACTCCCCCA GACCTTCAAGCTACAAACATAATTCTGAATCCTGGATTCGCATTTGGAACTGGGGAACACCCTACTACTAAGCTGTGTCTCTTGCTGCTTCGTAGCTTAGTAAAAGGAGGAGAATTGTTTTTGGACTACGGAACCGGTTCTGGAATTCTTGCAATTGCAGCTATTAAG TTTGGTGCTGCCTTCTCTATTGGATTGGATGTAGATCCTCAAGCAATTAGATCTGCACAACAGAATGCTTCCTTAAACAACTTAGGAGCTGATAAATTGCGATTGCACCTTGTTCCCAGCAAGAGCTGTCCCACTACATTTAGAAACGGAGAAACTGAAACACAGAAGTGCGATGTAGTCATTGCAAACATCCTTTATTATCCTCTCCTTGAATTGGCAGATCATATAGTTTCTTATGCCAAGCCTGGAGCCGCTGTTGGTGTCTCGGGTATCATATCGGAACAG GTTCAATATATTGTTTTACACTATTCAAAGCTCTTGGATGGCATTTCAGTCACAAAGATGGATGATTGGGCTCTTGTAAGTGGCACCAGGAAGAGAAATTCAGTTGCTAGCTGA
- the LOC131331573 gene encoding protein yippee-like At5g53940, whose amino-acid sequence MGRVFVVELEGRAYRCKFCKTHLAPADDLVSRAFHCRRGRAYLFNNAVNITYGPHEERVMLSGMHTVVDIFCCCCGQIVGWKYECAQEKSQKYKEGKFVLERGRILDGVDSEFYIDTRPSLSDAEDP is encoded by the exons atggggagggTATTCGTGGTGGAGCTGGAGGGTAGGGCTTACAGATGCAAATTCTGCAAAACCCACTTAGCCCCTGCCGATGACCTTGTCTCCCGG GCTTTTCATTGCCGCAGGGGAAGGGCATACCTTTTCAATAATGC GGTGAATATAACTTATGGACCTCATGAGGAGAGGGTGATGCTCTCTGGAATGCACACTGTAGTGGATATATTCTGCTGCTGTTGCGGACAGATTGTTGGCTGGAAatat GAGTGTGCACAAGAAAAGAGCCAGAAGTACAAAGAAGGAAAGTTTGTCCTCGAAAG AGGGAGGATCCTTGATGGGGTCGATTCGGAATTCTATATAGATACCCGCCCTAGTCTGAGCGATGCTGAAGATCCGTag
- the LOC131331563 gene encoding uncharacterized protein LOC131331563 isoform X2, with the protein MGSSSKRKSSKRKSSKLSSQAQRKKRSRRTKLKKLRRRDDSSSDSGDDSRNSVSISSSSSKDEYRRARSRTRSEVKGSGRKRTRTSSSSPESSEENSRHVKKRKGLKKSAKSDSKKKSRKKKRKREPCISSISSDSRSFSTRESKEKRNLGKAKSGTKSNKNMSMSCSPSSRYSDGVDHNSKDIVPVENNVRRLRSVITVAKSSEREEEEKDGHKEEIAYDHDDYPSCRSNDSNEGGSKREIASLDLESKRVENVKGGEALVSDIREAKSQRSVIQDSQSNSLSDAAGTKNYSEETKVEDFPTISGASGDDLESVLRLKALENLKKYRGVRLQTNAKPPADEKTKSDSEVKRLSTAKAEFVRDGSLNLEDPRVVGATRLLGHNPRSKMGRDSSFSITSHGKGQEGKGIVTERGSARHSVICPPNKVAISGNSKKEEPSPVGESELGKSGLRQEASDTVLNQTPKANILVTENDVEKSSVETSKTVGQTGCIQDGVNNVGESSTCQPSSSLKPTLEEQIPKDQQGGQFEQKTMSVMRGGEMVEVSYKVYIPKKAPALARRHLRR; encoded by the exons ATGGGGTCTTCCTCCAAACGAAAATCTTCCAAAAGGAAAAGCTCCAAACTTTCCTCTCag GCTCAGCGGAAGAAGAGAAGTAGAAGAACTAAATTGAAGAAACTGCGCCGTCGTGATGATTCTTCTTCCGACTCTGGTGACGATTCGAGAAATTCAGTCTCCATCTCGTCTTCTAGCTCCAAGGATGAGTACAGGAGGGCTCGTTCCCGTACAAGAAGTGAAGTGAAGGGTAGTGGTAGGAAAAGGACTCGAACAAGTTCTTCTAGCCCAGAGAGTAGCGAGGAAAATTCTCGTCATGTGAAAAAGAGGAAGGGGTTAAAGAAAAGTGCCAAATCTGACTCAAAGAAGAAATCCCGAAAGAAGAAGCGTAAGAGAGAACCTTGTATTAGTTCCATTAGCAGTGATTCGCGGAGCTTCTCTACTA GAGAGAgcaaagaaaagagaaacttGGGTAAGGCAAAAAGCGGAACTAAGAGCAATAAAAATATGTCCATGAGTTGTTCTCCCAGCAGTAGGTATAGTGACGGTGTTGATCATAATAGCAAGGATATAGTGCCTGTTGAGAACAATGTGAGGCGCTTGAGATCAGTTATTACTGTTGCGAAATCATCAGAGCgtgaggaagaagaaaaggatgGCCATAAAGAAGAGATTGCATATGATCATGATGACTACCCATCTTGTAGAAGCAATGATAGTAATGAAGGGGGTAGCAAGAGGGAGATAGCTTCTCTTGATCTTGAAAGTAAGAGGGTGGAAAATGTGAAGGGGGGAGAAGCGTTAGTTTCTGACATTCGGGAGGCTAAGAGCCAAAGAAGTGTTATCCAAGATTCTCAAAGTAATTCTCTTTCTGATGCTGCTGGAACAAAAAATTACAGTGAGGAAACTAAGGTAGAAGATTTTCCTACTATATCTGGTGCAAGTGGTGATGATTTGGAGTCGGTATTAAGGCTAAAGGCATTGGAAAATCTGAAGAAGTATCGCGGGGTGAGGCTTCAAACAAATGCAAAGCCTCCTGCTGATGAGAAAACCAAGAGTGACAGTGAAGTGAAAAGGTTATCCACTGCAAAGGCTGAGTTTGTTCGAGACGGTTCGTTGAATTTGGAGGATCCTAGAGTCGTAGGTGCAACAAGACTACTTGGTCATAATCCTAGGTCAAAAATGGGAAGAGATTCCTCTTTTTCTATCACAAGTCATGGGAAGGGTCAAGAGGGAAAAGGCATCGTCACTGAACGTGGAAGTGCTAGACATAGTGTCATTTGTCCGCCAAATAAGGTGGCTATTTCTGGTAATTCCAAAAAAGAGGAGCCTTCTCCTGTGGGCGAATCTGAGTTGGGTAAATCAGGATTGAGACAAGAAGCTTCAGACACTGTCCTTAATCAGACACCAAAGGCAAACATATTGGTGACTGAAAATGATGTGGAGAAGAGTTCAGTCGAAACATCTAAAACTGTGGGTCAGACAGGTTGTATTCAAGATGGAGTTAACAATGTGGGCGAATCTTCTACTTGTCAGCCTTCCTCTTCCCTTAAACCCACTTTGGAAGAACAAATACCGAAAGATCAGCAAGGCGGACAATTCGAGCAGAAGACGATGTCTGTAATGAGAGGTGGTGAAATGGTAGAG GTGAGCTACAAGGTTTATATCCCCAAGAAAGCTCCTGCTTTGGCTAGAAGGCATCTCCGGCGGTGA
- the LOC131331578 gene encoding uncharacterized protein LOC131331578 isoform X5, with the protein MKTTMKTMMLSTGTINSDVSISCIFDDCKDVDKCISHAANSIGLNERPRYKVIKGDPLDWINNTKESFNPVEVAEGLWVVPEGRTPPDLQATNIILNPGFAFGTGEHPTTKLCLLLLRSLVKGGELFLDYGTGSGILAIAAIKFGAAFSIGLDVDPQAIRSAQQNASLNNLGADKLRLHLVPSKSCPTTFRNGETETQKCDVVIANILYYPLLELADHIVSYAKPGAAVGVSGIISEQVQYIVLHYSKLLDGISVTKMDDWALVSGTRKRNSVAS; encoded by the exons ATGAAGACGACGATGAAGACAATGATGCTGAG TACTGGTACCATAAATTCTGAT GTCTCTATTAGTTGCATATTTGACGATTGCAAAGATGTGGACAAGTGCATTTCACATGCTGCAAATTCTATAGGCTTGAATGAGAGACCTCGTTACAAAGTCATCAAAGGTGACCCACTTGACTGGATAAACAATACTAAG GAATCATTTAATCCAGTAGAAGTCGCTGAGGGGCTTTGGGTTGTGCCTGAGGGGAGGACTCCCCCA GACCTTCAAGCTACAAACATAATTCTGAATCCTGGATTCGCATTTGGAACTGGGGAACACCCTACTACTAAGCTGTGTCTCTTGCTGCTTCGTAGCTTAGTAAAAGGAGGAGAATTGTTTTTGGACTACGGAACCGGTTCTGGAATTCTTGCAATTGCAGCTATTAAG TTTGGTGCTGCCTTCTCTATTGGATTGGATGTAGATCCTCAAGCAATTAGATCTGCACAACAGAATGCTTCCTTAAACAACTTAGGAGCTGATAAATTGCGATTGCACCTTGTTCCCAGCAAGAGCTGTCCCACTACATTTAGAAACGGAGAAACTGAAACACAGAAGTGCGATGTAGTCATTGCAAACATCCTTTATTATCCTCTCCTTGAATTGGCAGATCATATAGTTTCTTATGCCAAGCCTGGAGCCGCTGTTGGTGTCTCGGGTATCATATCGGAACAG GTTCAATATATTGTTTTACACTATTCAAAGCTCTTGGATGGCATTTCAGTCACAAAGATGGATGATTGGGCTCTTGTAAGTGGCACCAGGAAGAGAAATTCAGTTGCTAGCTGA
- the LOC131331578 gene encoding uncharacterized protein LOC131331578 isoform X2 yields the protein MPWPQCMSLLTKTAVSAVIKRGEQLGTRHQFQMQTISLQQMAPYSLGSHFIKHLSRTSTFSFLIRRLHRHIPPRRTSIPAPFPPLSPPFTKSLTTQWGCLNSIRSTKFSTTASPESSFTAPVFSESSFAAPYLSADIICRKDVADMFSEALLCFGASSTSMDEDDDEDNDAEDLQATNIILNPGFAFGTGEHPTTKLCLLLLRSLVKGGELFLDYGTGSGILAIAAIKFGAAFSIGLDVDPQAIRSAQQNASLNNLGADKLRLHLVPSKSCPTTFRNGETETQKCDVVIANILYYPLLELADHIVSYAKPGAAVGVSGIISEQVQYIVLHYSKLLDGISVTKMDDWALVSGTRKRNSVAS from the exons ATGCCGTGGCCGCAATGTATGAGCCTGTTGACAAAAACCGCGGTTTCTGCCGTCATTAAAAGAGGCGAGCAACTCGGCACAAGGCATCAGTTTCAGATGCAAACTATTTCCCTCCAACAAATGGCGCCCTATTCCCTTGGTAGtcatttcatcaaacaccttTCCCGCACCTCCACTTTCTCCTTCCTTATCCGTCGTCTTCACCGCCACATCCCTCCCCGCCGTACCTCTATTCCGGCCCCTTTCCCACCTCTCTCCCCTCCATTTACAAAATCACTTACTACTCAATGGGGTTGTTTGAATTCAATCAGGTCAACAAAATTCTCAACCACTGCTTCCCCGGAGAGTTCATTCACAGCTCCTGTTTTTTCGGAGAGTTCGTTCGCAGCTCCTTACCTCTCTGCTGACATTATATGTCGTAAAGACGTCGCG GATATGTTCTCAGAAGCTCTTTTATGTTTTGGTGCAAGTTCTACCAGTATGGATGAAGACGACGATGAAGACAATGATGCTGAG GACCTTCAAGCTACAAACATAATTCTGAATCCTGGATTCGCATTTGGAACTGGGGAACACCCTACTACTAAGCTGTGTCTCTTGCTGCTTCGTAGCTTAGTAAAAGGAGGAGAATTGTTTTTGGACTACGGAACCGGTTCTGGAATTCTTGCAATTGCAGCTATTAAG TTTGGTGCTGCCTTCTCTATTGGATTGGATGTAGATCCTCAAGCAATTAGATCTGCACAACAGAATGCTTCCTTAAACAACTTAGGAGCTGATAAATTGCGATTGCACCTTGTTCCCAGCAAGAGCTGTCCCACTACATTTAGAAACGGAGAAACTGAAACACAGAAGTGCGATGTAGTCATTGCAAACATCCTTTATTATCCTCTCCTTGAATTGGCAGATCATATAGTTTCTTATGCCAAGCCTGGAGCCGCTGTTGGTGTCTCGGGTATCATATCGGAACAG GTTCAATATATTGTTTTACACTATTCAAAGCTCTTGGATGGCATTTCAGTCACAAAGATGGATGATTGGGCTCTTGTAAGTGGCACCAGGAAGAGAAATTCAGTTGCTAGCTGA
- the LOC131331578 gene encoding uncharacterized protein LOC131331578 isoform X4: protein MFSEALLCFGASSTSMDEDDDEDNDAEVSISCIFDDCKDVDKCISHAANSIGLNERPRYKVIKGDPLDWINNTKESFNPVEVAEGLWVVPEGRTPPDLQATNIILNPGFAFGTGEHPTTKLCLLLLRSLVKGGELFLDYGTGSGILAIAAIKFGAAFSIGLDVDPQAIRSAQQNASLNNLGADKLRLHLVPSKSCPTTFRNGETETQKCDVVIANILYYPLLELADHIVSYAKPGAAVGVSGIISEQVQYIVLHYSKLLDGISVTKMDDWALVSGTRKRNSVAS from the exons ATGTTCTCAGAAGCTCTTTTATGTTTTGGTGCAAGTTCTACCAGTATGGATGAAGACGACGATGAAGACAATGATGCTGAG GTCTCTATTAGTTGCATATTTGACGATTGCAAAGATGTGGACAAGTGCATTTCACATGCTGCAAATTCTATAGGCTTGAATGAGAGACCTCGTTACAAAGTCATCAAAGGTGACCCACTTGACTGGATAAACAATACTAAG GAATCATTTAATCCAGTAGAAGTCGCTGAGGGGCTTTGGGTTGTGCCTGAGGGGAGGACTCCCCCA GACCTTCAAGCTACAAACATAATTCTGAATCCTGGATTCGCATTTGGAACTGGGGAACACCCTACTACTAAGCTGTGTCTCTTGCTGCTTCGTAGCTTAGTAAAAGGAGGAGAATTGTTTTTGGACTACGGAACCGGTTCTGGAATTCTTGCAATTGCAGCTATTAAG TTTGGTGCTGCCTTCTCTATTGGATTGGATGTAGATCCTCAAGCAATTAGATCTGCACAACAGAATGCTTCCTTAAACAACTTAGGAGCTGATAAATTGCGATTGCACCTTGTTCCCAGCAAGAGCTGTCCCACTACATTTAGAAACGGAGAAACTGAAACACAGAAGTGCGATGTAGTCATTGCAAACATCCTTTATTATCCTCTCCTTGAATTGGCAGATCATATAGTTTCTTATGCCAAGCCTGGAGCCGCTGTTGGTGTCTCGGGTATCATATCGGAACAG GTTCAATATATTGTTTTACACTATTCAAAGCTCTTGGATGGCATTTCAGTCACAAAGATGGATGATTGGGCTCTTGTAAGTGGCACCAGGAAGAGAAATTCAGTTGCTAGCTGA